In Pirellulales bacterium, the following are encoded in one genomic region:
- a CDS encoding sulfotransferase, translating into MYADIIVVSGLPRSGTSLMMQMLDNGGVEVVTDGARTADIDNPKGYYELEKVKAIKRDASWLADARGKAFKMVSQLLYDLPAGERYRIIFMERDFDEMLASQEKMLKRLGRPAAPRQEIERSFTLHLSRLHEWLARQEHMQVLRVSYNELLAEPRRHAEHVGEFLSGRADVEKMAETVDPSLYRNRST; encoded by the coding sequence ATGTACGCCGACATCATCGTCGTCTCCGGTTTGCCGCGCTCGGGCACGTCGCTCATGATGCAGATGCTCGACAACGGCGGCGTGGAAGTCGTGACCGACGGGGCCCGCACGGCCGACATCGACAACCCCAAGGGCTATTACGAGCTCGAGAAGGTGAAGGCCATCAAGCGAGACGCCTCCTGGCTGGCCGACGCGCGGGGCAAGGCGTTCAAGATGGTGTCGCAGTTGCTTTACGATTTGCCGGCCGGCGAGCGCTACCGGATCATTTTCATGGAGCGAGACTTCGACGAGATGCTTGCCTCGCAGGAGAAGATGCTCAAGCGTCTGGGCCGTCCTGCAGCGCCTCGCCAGGAGATCGAGCGATCGTTCACGTTGCACCTGAGCCGGTTGCACGAGTGGCTCGCCCGGCAAGAGCACATGCAGGTTTTGCGCGTGAGCTACAACGAGCTTCTCGCCGAGCCCCGCCGGCACGCCGAGCACGTCGGAGAGTTTTTAAGCGGCCGCGCCGACGTAGAAAAAATGGCCGAGACGGTCGATCCCTCGCTCTATCGCAACCGGAGCACTTGA
- the ltrA gene encoding group II intron reverse transcriptase/maturase: MSLPTLSSVQKLQNALHAKAKGEPKFRFYALYDKVYRKDVLWSAWRRCLANGGAPGIDNQTFEDIEAFGPTKWLEELAEELRTKTYQAQPVRRVYIPKPDGKQRPLGIPTIKDRVVQTALLIVLEPIFEADLQDEQYAYRAERSALDAVQAVTKLLDTGYTEVVDADLSGYFDSIPHNELMQCLARRVSDKAVLHLIKMWLVAPVQERKTRGHMVRTTRNKDEGRGSPQGAPISPLLANLYMRRFVLGWKTLHYERRLRARIVNYADDFVICCRGTGEQAQAAMRDMMSRLKLTVNATKTKLCRVPDETFDFLGYTFGRCYSPRTGRAYFGSRPARKKIRRLCDSLDATLGRRTQHLDEATIVGRLNRQLRGWANYFQLGPVRSAYRGVDRYARNGLRRWLCKKHKVPGRGTARYPEAYLDVQLGLVRLCKLKRSLPRAKA; this comes from the coding sequence ATGAGCCTACCAACCCTCTCAAGCGTTCAAAAGCTGCAGAATGCGTTGCATGCCAAAGCGAAGGGAGAACCCAAGTTCCGCTTCTACGCTCTGTACGACAAGGTGTACCGCAAGGACGTGCTCTGGTCGGCCTGGCGGCGCTGCCTGGCTAATGGCGGCGCTCCCGGAATCGACAACCAGACGTTCGAGGACATCGAGGCGTTCGGGCCGACGAAGTGGTTGGAAGAATTGGCGGAAGAACTCAGGACGAAGACGTATCAGGCCCAGCCGGTACGTCGCGTGTACATTCCCAAACCGGACGGCAAGCAGCGTCCGCTCGGCATCCCCACGATCAAAGACCGCGTCGTTCAAACGGCGCTGTTAATCGTGCTGGAGCCGATCTTTGAGGCGGACCTGCAAGACGAGCAATACGCTTATCGAGCCGAACGCAGCGCCTTGGACGCCGTGCAAGCGGTGACCAAGCTGCTGGACACCGGTTACACGGAAGTGGTCGACGCGGATCTCTCCGGTTACTTCGACTCAATCCCGCACAACGAGTTGATGCAATGCTTGGCTCGTCGTGTGAGCGATAAGGCGGTGCTACACCTCATCAAGATGTGGCTGGTCGCCCCGGTCCAAGAACGGAAGACCCGCGGACACATGGTCCGCACGACGCGGAACAAGGACGAAGGGCGCGGTTCGCCGCAAGGCGCGCCGATCTCCCCGTTACTTGCCAATCTGTACATGCGGCGGTTCGTGTTGGGGTGGAAGACGCTGCATTACGAGCGAAGACTTCGCGCCCGAATCGTCAACTACGCCGACGACTTCGTGATCTGCTGCCGCGGCACGGGCGAGCAAGCCCAGGCCGCCATGCGGGACATGATGAGCCGGCTGAAATTGACGGTGAACGCGACGAAGACGAAGCTCTGCCGCGTTCCCGACGAGACGTTTGACTTCCTGGGCTACACGTTTGGCCGATGTTACTCGCCGCGGACGGGACGGGCCTATTTCGGCTCTCGCCCGGCCCGCAAGAAGATTCGCCGCCTGTGCGACTCTTTGGACGCGACCCTCGGCCGACGCACGCAGCATCTGGACGAAGCAACGATCGTAGGCCGCCTGAACCGCCAATTACGGGGTTGGGCGAACTACTTCCAACTTGGTCCGGTCCGTTCAGCCTATCGAGGCGTAGATCGCTACGCGCGGAATGGGCTCCGCCGGTGGCTGTGCAAGAAGCATAAAGTGCCGGGTCGGGGAACCGCACGCTACCCCGAAGCCTACCTCGATGTCCAATTGGGGTTGGTCCGGCTCTGCAAGCTGAAACGCAGTCTCCCGCGAGCGAAAGCATGA